One Halovivax ruber XH-70 genomic region harbors:
- the carA gene encoding glutamine-hydrolyzing carbamoyl-phosphate synthase small subunit — protein MPPAYVALEGGHVIEGRGRSPGTARGELVFTTAYTGYEESLTDPSYEEQILTFSYPLIGNYGVREERLESERVHPRAVLARELTDDVADWLTEEGVPAVDHLDTRDVVTDIRDGGAMKCGIAVGKAATPEDALAELDRCVGMSDHTEIGAQVSVESTETYGAENDGETIALVDCGVKFSMIESFVERGATVHVLPHDATPADVRDVDPDILFISNGPGDPENYGEAVSLVQDLVDEYPVAGICLGQQIVSLALGGTTEKMAFGHRGVNQPVIDLESGRVVMTTQNHGYTVDDPGPRLEVAQRNVNDETPEGLTGVDCDVITRQYHPEANPGPEDTLDFFDEVLTMTDAPSSRAIPCDD, from the coding sequence ATGCCACCGGCCTACGTCGCACTGGAGGGCGGCCACGTGATCGAGGGGCGTGGACGTTCACCGGGTACGGCTCGCGGGGAACTGGTTTTCACGACAGCCTACACAGGATACGAGGAGAGTCTGACGGATCCGTCGTACGAAGAACAGATCCTGACGTTCTCCTACCCGCTCATCGGGAACTACGGCGTCCGCGAGGAGCGCCTCGAATCCGAGCGCGTCCACCCGCGGGCCGTCCTCGCACGCGAGTTGACCGACGACGTCGCCGACTGGCTCACCGAGGAAGGCGTGCCGGCCGTCGACCACCTCGACACCCGCGATGTCGTCACGGACATCCGCGACGGCGGCGCCATGAAGTGCGGGATCGCCGTCGGGAAAGCCGCGACACCCGAGGACGCCCTGGCCGAACTCGATCGCTGCGTGGGCATGAGCGACCACACCGAGATCGGCGCCCAGGTCAGCGTCGAGTCGACGGAGACCTACGGCGCCGAAAACGACGGCGAGACGATCGCCCTCGTCGACTGCGGCGTCAAGTTCTCGATGATCGAGTCGTTCGTCGAGCGCGGCGCGACCGTCCACGTCCTTCCTCACGACGCGACGCCGGCCGACGTTCGCGACGTCGACCCCGATATCCTGTTCATCTCCAACGGTCCCGGCGATCCCGAAAACTACGGCGAGGCCGTCTCGCTCGTGCAGGACCTCGTCGACGAGTACCCCGTCGCCGGCATCTGTCTCGGCCAGCAGATCGTCTCCCTCGCGCTGGGCGGCACGACCGAAAAGATGGCGTTCGGCCATCGCGGCGTCAACCAGCCCGTCATCGACCTCGAATCGGGACGCGTCGTCATGACCACGCAGAACCACGGCTACACGGTCGACGACCCCGGTCCGCGCCTCGAGGTCGCCCAGCGCAACGTCAACGACGAGACGCCCGAAGGTCTCACCGGCGTCGACTGCGACGTGATCACCCGCCAGTACCACCCCGAAGCCAACCCCGGCCCCGAAGACACCCTCGACTTCTTC
- a CDS encoding Lrp/AsnC family transcriptional regulator, producing the protein MDDLDREILAVLRRDARTPYTEIAETVGTSEGTVRNRVDRMTEDGVIERFTVATRTGNVKAMLEIGVAVDVDARETTARMAEWDEVDYAWQVSGEDDIVLVVDAADTRGINSLITRAREQDEVVDTKTRLILDEQRG; encoded by the coding sequence ATGGACGACCTCGACCGAGAAATCCTCGCCGTCTTGCGACGAGACGCGCGGACGCCCTACACCGAGATCGCCGAGACGGTGGGGACCAGCGAAGGAACGGTCCGAAACCGCGTCGATCGGATGACCGAAGACGGCGTCATCGAGCGCTTTACCGTCGCCACGCGCACGGGAAACGTAAAGGCGATGCTCGAGATCGGTGTCGCCGTCGACGTCGACGCCCGCGAGACGACCGCACGGATGGCCGAGTGGGACGAGGTCGACTACGCCTGGCAGGTCTCCGGCGAGGACGACATCGTTCTCGTCGTCGACGCCGCCGACACGCGTGGCATCAATAGTCTCATCACGCGCGCACGGGAGCAAGACGAGGTCGTCGACACGAAGACCCGCCTGATTCTCGACGAACAGCGCGGCTGA
- a CDS encoding PHP domain-containing protein, with protein sequence MYTVDLHTHTRFFHGRRALGDRFDPVGHRLLTWSAARRGLDGLATTNHDYYTPFSAGRVVTIPGIEISTDRGHVLVVGPDPPSEVTPGELTPTEAVELAHDRDCAAIVAHPFRNSTVREVDDVAFDAIEVNGKHPRSLPLVEKLAETWDLPLVGGSDAHYPFEVGRAYTRIDAPELSPNAVVEAIRDGRVEYRIDRGPLDRFVRRLYRRVHERKGVTRAFERLDTGPTPGVGTPPEEPTTESTTASADRDDDAGSSPNGEDRSQ encoded by the coding sequence GTGTACACCGTCGACCTCCACACGCACACGCGATTCTTTCACGGGCGCCGAGCGCTCGGCGACCGATTCGACCCCGTCGGTCACCGCTTGCTCACCTGGAGCGCCGCCAGACGGGGACTCGACGGACTCGCGACGACCAACCACGACTACTACACGCCGTTTTCGGCGGGCCGGGTCGTGACCATCCCGGGGATCGAGATCTCGACCGATCGGGGCCACGTCCTCGTCGTGGGGCCGGACCCGCCGTCGGAGGTCACCCCCGGCGAACTGACGCCCACCGAGGCAGTGGAGTTGGCCCACGACCGCGATTGTGCCGCGATCGTCGCTCACCCGTTTCGCAACAGCACCGTCCGCGAGGTCGACGACGTGGCCTTCGACGCCATCGAGGTCAACGGGAAGCACCCGCGATCGCTCCCGCTGGTCGAGAAACTGGCCGAGACGTGGGACCTCCCGCTCGTCGGCGGGAGCGACGCCCACTATCCGTTCGAAGTCGGTCGCGCGTACACGCGGATCGACGCCCCGGAACTCAGCCCGAACGCGGTGGTCGAGGCGATCCGGGACGGCCGCGTCGAGTATCGGATCGACCGCGGCCCACTGGACCGGTTCGTCCGTCGACTCTACCGGCGCGTCCACGAGCGAAAAGGCGTCACCCGTGCGTTCGAGCGCCTCGACACCGGACCGACGCCAGGCGTGGGGACGCCGCCGGAAGAACCGACGACCGAATCGACAACAGCGTCGGCGGATAGAGACGATGACGCAGGATCGTCCCCCAACGGCGAGGATCGGTCCCAGTGA
- a CDS encoding diacylglycerol/lipid kinase family protein, whose product MTAPGFERGVVVVNPESGGGDHVDSVVERAGERGFETRLTEQAGDARRVAREEAADADLLVAAGGDGTVNEVANGIVEASALDSTTLAVVPAGTGNNFAANIGVAGIADAFDVVDGGRRRALDLGLANDRVFVNSCVGGVTAQASTETSSDQKASLGVLAYVVNTLEQVASFDAPPLSVDVGGEVTDGPDWHGEALFVFVGNARRFSGTRTAQANVEDGLFEVVVIERAPPSELVGEAALGRLFDRDGESIVRHRTPSVRIACDERPVEYSLDGELLEATHLELDVASDSFSVLVGDGYRPDPDAG is encoded by the coding sequence ATGACAGCTCCCGGGTTCGAGCGAGGGGTCGTCGTGGTGAATCCCGAAAGTGGAGGCGGCGACCACGTCGATTCTGTCGTCGAACGCGCGGGTGAGCGTGGCTTCGAGACGCGATTGACCGAGCAAGCGGGCGACGCGCGCCGAGTGGCGCGCGAGGAAGCCGCCGACGCGGACCTGCTCGTCGCCGCCGGGGGCGACGGGACGGTGAACGAGGTGGCGAACGGGATCGTGGAAGCGTCGGCACTGGATTCGACGACGCTCGCCGTCGTCCCGGCCGGCACTGGGAACAACTTCGCGGCGAACATCGGCGTCGCGGGGATCGCGGACGCGTTCGACGTCGTCGACGGTGGTCGTCGACGAGCCCTGGATCTCGGCCTCGCGAACGACCGGGTGTTCGTCAACTCCTGTGTGGGCGGCGTCACCGCCCAGGCGAGTACCGAGACGTCCTCCGATCAGAAGGCCTCGCTCGGCGTCCTCGCCTACGTCGTCAACACGCTCGAACAGGTCGCCTCGTTCGACGCCCCGCCGCTGTCCGTCGACGTTGGCGGTGAGGTCACCGACGGTCCCGACTGGCACGGCGAGGCGCTGTTCGTGTTCGTCGGCAACGCACGCCGGTTCTCGGGCACGCGGACGGCCCAGGCGAACGTCGAGGACGGCCTGTTCGAGGTGGTGGTCATCGAGCGGGCGCCGCCGTCCGAACTCGTCGGCGAGGCGGCACTCGGCCGCCTGTTCGATCGCGATGGCGAGTCGATCGTCCGCCATCGGACGCCCTCCGTCCGCATCGCCTGTGACGAACGACCGGTCGAGTACAGTCTCGACGGCGAACTGCTCGAAGCCACGCACCTGGAACTGGACGTCGCGTCCGACTCGTTCTCGGTCCTGGTTGGCGACGGCTATCGACCCGATCCGGACGCAGGCTGA
- a CDS encoding NUDIX hydrolase has protein sequence MSTDPDAAESHPNAGQDVIAVDENDTEQGLVNRLEAHTGDGIRHRAFTALVFDGDGNILLAQRAPEKRLWGTYWDGTVASHPVEGQSQEAATRERLEEELGITPDQYDDVELTDRFEYRRHFENAGLEHEVCAVLQLTLDDCELDPDESEVAGLMWLPYDRLQDHPEWYRQLRLCPWFEIAMQRDD, from the coding sequence ATGAGTACCGATCCTGACGCGGCCGAATCGCATCCGAACGCCGGCCAGGACGTCATCGCCGTCGACGAGAACGACACCGAGCAGGGACTGGTCAACCGACTCGAGGCGCACACCGGTGACGGCATCCGCCACCGAGCCTTCACCGCGCTCGTCTTCGACGGGGACGGGAACATCCTGTTGGCCCAGCGCGCCCCCGAGAAGCGTCTCTGGGGGACCTACTGGGACGGCACGGTCGCCTCACACCCCGTCGAGGGCCAGAGCCAGGAGGCCGCCACGCGAGAGCGCCTGGAGGAGGAACTGGGAATCACGCCCGACCAGTACGACGACGTCGAACTCACCGACCGCTTCGAGTACCGGCGCCACTTCGAGAACGCGGGCCTCGAACACGAGGTCTGTGCCGTCCTGCAACTCACGCTCGACGACTGCGAACTCGACCCCGACGAGTCGGAGGTCGCCGGACTCATGTGGCTACCCTACGACCGACTGCAGGACCATCCGGAGTGGTATCGACAACTCCGGCTCTGCCCCTGGTTCGAGATCGCGATGCAACGCGACGACTGA
- a CDS encoding DUF7853 family protein gives MSSSPSKAKTYDVDFTREQAWIAHHRVVTQVDESLAAGSQPPAWLVDLFERLETGADSITGRQAAELQRLLADYVEDTETPADDERVATALIDELPTIYP, from the coding sequence ATGAGTTCCAGTCCGAGTAAAGCGAAGACGTACGACGTTGATTTCACCAGGGAGCAGGCGTGGATCGCCCATCACCGGGTCGTCACACAGGTCGACGAGTCGCTCGCCGCGGGATCGCAACCGCCGGCGTGGCTCGTCGACCTCTTCGAACGGCTCGAGACCGGTGCGGATTCGATTACAGGTCGACAGGCAGCGGAACTCCAGCGACTCCTCGCTGACTACGTCGAGGACACCGAGACGCCGGCCGACGACGAACGCGTCGCGACGGCGCTCATCGACGAACTGCCGACTATTTATCCGTAG
- a CDS encoding zinc-binding dehydrogenase: MDAVTFSAHGDRDVIEYGEYPDPTVGDDEVLVDVKAGALNHLDVWTRGGLPTIDLELPHVPGSDGAGVVEAVGDDVTRFDVGDRVAVTAGVSCGECEFCRDGDPTRCVSYHILGEHVPGVHAEQAAVPEDNLIPVPDGVDWTVAGSTSLVFQTAWRMLVDRADLGPSESILVLGASGGVGHAAVQIADYVGAEVYATGSTEAKLEAARDYGADHVCNYEDANFAEWIRAETGKRGVDVVVDHVGAATWRDSIKSLAKGGRLVTCGGTSGPNPETDIPRIFWNQLQIIGSTMATPGQVDDVMELVWDGTFEPAIREVLPMSETARAHELLEEREGFGKVVVVPDSEL; encoded by the coding sequence ATGGACGCAGTCACCTTCAGCGCACACGGCGACCGGGACGTCATCGAGTACGGCGAGTACCCCGACCCGACGGTCGGCGACGACGAGGTGCTCGTCGACGTGAAGGCTGGTGCGCTCAACCACCTCGACGTGTGGACGCGGGGCGGCCTCCCGACGATCGATCTCGAATTACCGCACGTGCCGGGCAGCGACGGCGCGGGCGTCGTCGAGGCTGTCGGCGACGACGTCACACGGTTCGACGTCGGCGACCGGGTGGCGGTCACGGCGGGCGTCAGTTGCGGCGAGTGTGAGTTCTGTCGCGACGGCGATCCGACGCGCTGTGTCTCCTATCACATCCTCGGCGAGCACGTCCCCGGCGTCCACGCGGAGCAGGCGGCGGTCCCCGAGGACAACCTGATCCCCGTCCCCGACGGCGTCGACTGGACCGTCGCCGGTTCGACGAGCCTCGTCTTCCAGACGGCCTGGCGCATGCTCGTCGATCGGGCGGACCTGGGGCCCTCGGAATCGATCCTGGTCCTCGGTGCGAGCGGCGGCGTCGGCCACGCGGCAGTGCAGATCGCCGACTACGTCGGCGCCGAGGTCTACGCGACCGGCTCGACGGAGGCGAAACTCGAGGCCGCTCGCGACTATGGCGCCGATCACGTCTGCAACTACGAGGACGCAAACTTCGCCGAGTGGATCCGCGCGGAGACGGGTAAGCGCGGCGTCGACGTCGTCGTCGACCACGTCGGCGCGGCCACGTGGCGCGACTCGATCAAGAGCCTGGCGAAGGGTGGCCGGCTGGTCACCTGCGGCGGGACGAGTGGACCGAATCCCGAGACGGACATTCCACGGATCTTCTGGAACCAGCTCCAGATCATCGGGTCGACGATGGCCACACCCGGGCAGGTCGACGACGTCATGGAACTCGTCTGGGACGGCACCTTCGAGCCGGCGATCCGCGAGGTGCTCCCGATGAGCGAGACCGCCCGCGCGCACGAACTGCTCGAAGAACGAGAGGGGTTCGGCAAGGTCGTAGTCGTCCCCGACAGCGAACTGTAG
- a CDS encoding ABC transporter ATP-binding protein, translating into MVAVSCIEVTNLSKSFDDGPVLSGVDLTVGEGEVLAVMGPNGVGKSVLFTCLAGSTHPSGGDVTVFGVDPTDRSDTTSFLLQDALCSERLTGRENVRYFERLHPAFTDDWQRYADRLGLDALDKRVEDYSGGMTRKLELTIALAIDVPLYLLDEPTAALDLSTIQVVHQLLREKRDAGRTIVLSSHQPMDADLADRIAFVADGRVVATGTPETLFDDVPTVVETRLSNADALDDIALADEVYPADGAVRAFSPDVDGESAPAGDEPSLPSAVSLVDRPTYTDLFTYYTRVVPALR; encoded by the coding sequence GTGGTGGCCGTGAGCTGTATCGAGGTGACGAACCTGTCGAAGTCCTTCGACGACGGGCCCGTTCTCTCGGGCGTCGATCTGACCGTCGGCGAGGGCGAGGTGCTCGCCGTGATGGGCCCGAACGGCGTCGGTAAGTCGGTGCTGTTCACCTGTCTCGCCGGGAGCACGCACCCGTCGGGTGGTGACGTGACGGTCTTCGGGGTGGACCCGACAGACCGCTCCGACACGACTAGCTTCCTCTTGCAGGACGCGCTGTGTTCGGAGCGACTCACCGGTCGGGAGAACGTCCGCTACTTCGAGCGACTCCATCCGGCGTTCACCGACGACTGGCAACGCTATGCCGACCGACTCGGCCTGGACGCGCTCGACAAGCGCGTCGAGGACTACTCCGGCGGGATGACACGCAAGCTCGAACTCACGATCGCACTCGCCATCGACGTCCCGCTGTATCTGCTCGACGAGCCGACGGCGGCGCTCGATCTCTCGACGATCCAGGTGGTCCATCAACTCTTGCGGGAAAAACGCGACGCGGGACGGACGATCGTGCTCTCGAGTCACCAACCGATGGACGCCGACCTCGCCGACCGAATTGCGTTCGTCGCCGACGGGCGCGTCGTCGCGACCGGCACGCCCGAGACGCTCTTCGACGACGTTCCGACGGTCGTCGAGACGCGCCTCTCGAACGCCGACGCGCTGGACGACATCGCGCTCGCCGACGAGGTATACCCAGCCGACGGCGCGGTTCGCGCTTTCTCCCCGGACGTGGACGGCGAGTCGGCACCTGCCGGTGACGAACCGTCGCTGCCGTCGGCTGTCTCACTGGTCGATCGACCGACCTACACCGATCTCTTTACGTATTACACGCGAGTGGTTCCGGCACTGAGGTGA
- a CDS encoding transcriptional regulator: MELDKLVHQPTRLQIFTHLYANGETTFSALASALDLTEGNLASHIERMEDADCVTVEKTFVDRKPRTTYELTDRGEALFESHIESLESLIDRIDSDDGSA; this comes from the coding sequence ATGGAACTCGACAAACTCGTCCACCAGCCGACCCGGTTGCAAATCTTCACCCACCTCTACGCGAACGGCGAGACGACGTTCTCCGCGCTGGCGTCCGCGCTCGACCTCACGGAGGGAAACCTCGCCAGCCACATCGAGCGGATGGAAGACGCCGATTGCGTGACCGTCGAAAAAACGTTCGTCGATCGAAAACCCCGGACGACGTACGAACTGACCGACCGTGGGGAAGCCCTGTTCGAATCCCACATCGAGTCGCTCGAGTCGCTCATCGACCGGATCGATTCCGACGACGGCTCGGCGTGA
- a CDS encoding MogA/MoaB family molybdenum cofactor biosynthesis protein gives MDDDEAGPGTDGSVSESDGTASEADGTEPGTDGNESGTDGQPSVADDGSVLGVAVVSIGVGLTGEEATEKSDGETDSEQNTETDDDVNEVTEKDVNEVTDEEPTEATDVLAALAASIDGIEHEIAIRERVAADFDTVQATVSRLADRDDVDVVLTAGGVGIEPDDATVGAVGQLLDAELPAFETLFTTRVAERVGTDVLCVRPLAGVIAGVPVFCLPADVETATFAMSELVVPQLPRVVSLASLPAAGPDDEAEHT, from the coding sequence ATGGACGACGACGAGGCCGGACCTGGGACAGATGGGTCCGTGTCGGAGTCTGACGGAACCGCATCGGAAGCCGATGGGACCGAACCGGGGACTGATGGGAACGAGTCTGGAACCGACGGTCAGCCCAGCGTCGCGGACGACGGATCGGTGCTCGGCGTCGCCGTCGTTTCGATCGGTGTCGGTCTGACGGGCGAAGAGGCGACCGAGAAATCGGACGGGGAGACGGACTCGGAGCAGAACACGGAGACGGACGATGACGTGAACGAGGTGACGGAGAAGGACGTAAACGAGGTGACGGACGAGGAGCCGACCGAAGCGACGGACGTGCTGGCTGCACTCGCGGCCTCGATCGACGGGATCGAGCACGAGATCGCAATACGGGAACGGGTCGCAGCGGACTTCGATACCGTGCAGGCGACGGTATCGCGGCTGGCCGACCGCGACGACGTCGACGTCGTCCTCACGGCCGGTGGGGTCGGCATCGAGCCCGACGACGCGACCGTCGGGGCCGTTGGCCAGTTGCTAGACGCCGAACTGCCCGCGTTCGAGACGCTGTTTACGACCCGAGTCGCCGAGCGTGTCGGCACGGACGTCCTGTGTGTGCGTCCACTCGCCGGTGTCATCGCGGGCGTTCCGGTCTTCTGTCTCCCCGCCGACGTGGAAACGGCGACGTTCGCCATGTCGGAGCTCGTCGTTCCCCAGCTACCACGTGTGGTTTCGCTTGCGAGTCTACCAGCTGCGGGGCCCGACGACGAGGCGGAACACACGTAG
- a CDS encoding 5-formyltetrahydrofolate cyclo-ligase, with translation MPSDTTDSAADDGDEPSELPDAVDGERAPAKDAIREYVWDDLEAEGVARFPFPPHGRIPNVAGASEAAARLADQPEWRDAATIKANPDAPQLPVRRQALRDGKRLLVAVPRLRSDAPFLELDPAVIDDYDAATTVSGISGYGTPVTIDSLPEIDLIVSGSVAVTTAGDRIGKGEGYSDLEYAILAEHDCVDADTPVATTVHERQLVDAIDAAPHDVGLSLLVTPDRTVRPETVSRPDGLDWDRLPANRIEEIPVLSQLQP, from the coding sequence ATGCCATCCGACACGACCGATTCGGCGGCCGACGATGGTGACGAGCCCTCGGAGCTGCCGGATGCCGTCGACGGGGAACGGGCACCGGCGAAAGACGCCATCCGCGAGTACGTCTGGGACGACCTCGAGGCCGAGGGAGTGGCGCGCTTTCCGTTTCCGCCTCACGGCCGGATCCCGAACGTCGCCGGCGCGTCGGAGGCGGCGGCGCGACTGGCCGACCAGCCGGAGTGGCGAGACGCGGCGACGATCAAGGCCAATCCCGACGCGCCGCAATTACCCGTCCGTAGGCAGGCCCTACGGGACGGGAAACGCCTCCTCGTGGCCGTCCCGCGGCTGCGATCCGACGCGCCGTTCCTCGAACTCGATCCGGCGGTAATCGACGACTACGATGCAGCGACGACCGTTTCGGGTATCTCCGGGTACGGAACCCCGGTAACGATAGACTCGCTCCCCGAGATCGACCTCATCGTCTCCGGCAGCGTCGCCGTCACGACGGCCGGCGACCGGATCGGCAAGGGCGAGGGCTACAGCGATCTCGAGTACGCCATCCTCGCCGAACACGACTGCGTCGACGCCGACACGCCCGTCGCGACCACCGTCCACGAGCGGCAACTGGTCGACGCGATCGACGCAGCTCCCCACGACGTCGGTCTCTCCCTGCTCGTCACCCCGGACCGGACCGTTCGACCGGAGACGGTCTCCCGTCCCGACGGCCTCGACTGGGATCGCCTCCCCGCCAACCGGATCGAGGAGATTCCCGTTCTCTCGCAACTACAGCCGTGA
- a CDS encoding DUF7126 family protein, translating into MSADREAPVAIVSGPDEDDIATALEAEGQSVRRIDDVSTRPALESAGVHEASLFVLTDAADATAVPIVRDLTDEIRIVGYTRDSLPEFVSGQLDLAVDPQLLDATIVADELTTTDD; encoded by the coding sequence ATGAGCGCAGACCGCGAGGCGCCGGTCGCAATCGTTTCCGGCCCCGACGAGGACGACATTGCCACCGCACTGGAAGCCGAAGGGCAGTCGGTGCGACGGATCGACGACGTCTCGACCCGGCCGGCGCTCGAGTCGGCCGGCGTGCACGAGGCGTCGCTGTTCGTCCTCACGGATGCCGCCGACGCGACCGCCGTACCAATCGTTCGCGACCTGACCGACGAGATTCGGATCGTCGGCTACACACGCGATTCGCTTCCCGAGTTCGTCAGCGGCCAGCTCGATCTGGCCGTCGATCCGCAGCTGCTGGACGCCACGATCGTCGCCGACGAACTGACGACGACCGACGACTGA
- the guaA gene encoding glutamine-hydrolyzing GMP synthase, translating to MVDVDSFVPEAIDEIGDEIGDANAVIALSGGVDSSVAAALAYEAVGEQLTPVYVDTGLMRKGETDQIRETFDYMESLRIVDAKDRFLSKLSGVTDPEAKRAVIGEQFIREFEREAKSADADYLVQGTIYPDRIESEGGIKSHHNVGGLPDVVDFDGIVEPVRDLYKDEVREVARHLDLDELVAERMPFPGPGLAVRVIGEVTEEKLDVAREACHVVEDELEEYDPWQALAAVIGKATGVKGDNRVHGWVVSVRSVDSRDGMTARAQEIDWETLQRIQSRITGANENVARVVYDVTHKPPATIEYE from the coding sequence ATGGTCGACGTCGACTCCTTCGTTCCGGAGGCGATCGACGAGATCGGCGACGAGATCGGCGACGCGAACGCCGTCATCGCCCTCTCTGGCGGCGTCGACTCCTCGGTCGCCGCGGCGCTCGCCTACGAGGCCGTCGGCGAACAGCTCACGCCCGTCTACGTCGACACCGGCCTGATGCGCAAGGGCGAGACCGACCAGATCCGCGAGACCTTCGACTACATGGAGAGCCTCCGGATCGTCGACGCCAAAGACCGCTTCCTCTCGAAACTGTCCGGCGTCACCGACCCCGAGGCAAAGCGAGCCGTGATCGGCGAGCAGTTCATCCGCGAGTTCGAGCGCGAGGCGAAATCGGCCGACGCAGACTACCTCGTCCAGGGGACGATCTACCCCGACCGCATCGAGAGCGAGGGTGGAATCAAGTCCCACCACAACGTCGGCGGTCTCCCGGACGTCGTCGACTTCGACGGCATCGTCGAACCGGTGCGCGACCTCTACAAGGACGAGGTGCGTGAGGTGGCTCGCCACCTCGATCTCGACGAACTCGTCGCCGAGCGGATGCCGTTCCCCGGGCCCGGACTCGCCGTCCGGGTGATCGGCGAGGTCACCGAAGAGAAACTCGACGTGGCCCGCGAGGCCTGTCACGTCGTCGAGGACGAACTCGAGGAGTACGACCCCTGGCAGGCCCTGGCCGCCGTCATCGGCAAGGCGACCGGCGTAAAGGGAGACAACCGCGTCCACGGCTGGGTCGTCTCGGTTCGATCGGTCGACTCTCGCGACGGCATGACCGCCCGCGCCCAGGAGATCGACTGGGAGACACTCCAGCGCATCCAGTCACGAATCACCGGCGCGAACGAGAACGTCGCCCGCGTCGTCTACGACGTCACGCACAAACCACCGGCGACGATCGAGTACGAATGA